In Lactococcus garvieae subsp. garvieae, the following proteins share a genomic window:
- a CDS encoding FeoA family protein, protein MKTLNTARIGQIYYVNKILKSEHAGKLRELGFAPDKEVVLLSIDEENARLKIGQTRLALSSFYLNTILIKDEQSNEELVPLSSLNIGQSGVVRLLEGQGEIKRRLMDMGITRGTSISVHKLAPLGDPMELHLRGYSLSLRKKDAEKIKIVVQD, encoded by the coding sequence ATGAAAACACTGAATACTGCCCGTATTGGCCAAATATATTATGTAAATAAAATATTAAAGTCTGAGCACGCGGGAAAACTTCGAGAGCTTGGGTTTGCCCCAGATAAGGAAGTCGTTTTACTTTCCATAGATGAGGAAAATGCGCGTTTAAAAATTGGTCAGACCCGTTTAGCGTTGAGCAGTTTCTACCTCAATACGATTTTAATTAAAGATGAACAATCAAATGAGGAACTTGTACCTCTCTCGTCTTTGAACATCGGTCAAAGTGGCGTGGTCCGATTACTCGAGGGGCAAGGCGAAATAAAGCGCCGGCTTATGGATATGGGAATTACGAGGGGCACAAGTATTTCTGTACATAAGCTTGCACCCCTAGGAGATCCTATGGAACTTCATCTGCGTGGTTATTCTCTTTCTTTAAGAAAGAAAGATGCTGAAAAAATAAAAATTGTTGTCCAAGACTAA